A stretch of the Capsicum annuum cultivar UCD-10X-F1 chromosome 8, UCD10Xv1.1, whole genome shotgun sequence genome encodes the following:
- the LOC107840442 gene encoding RNA-binding protein 28: MGKNKKKTMSGGDSQHSPSTIFVNNLPYSFTNAQLEETFSEIGPIRRCFMVTNKGSSEHRGFGFVQFASVDDASRSIELKNGSVVGGRKIGVKQAMQRAPREQRQSKGDQAAQAKDGKDDPSTDAVEHKQASSLQEAESTAKSKEGKDGPSTEAAKHKQASNPPRTENSGKPTRKLKATLLCNAAADEGNYSGKQRVARTVIIGGIVNADMAKEVHQLAAECGTICSVTYPLPKEEIENHGLAHDGCKMDASSVLFTSVKSAQACVASLHQKEVHGATLWARQLGGEGSKTQRWKLIVRNLPFKAKVNEIKDMFSKVGFVWDVFIPKNLETGLSKGFAFVKFTSKQDAENAVKTFNGKTMSKRTIAVDWAVSKKVYASGSQSSATATDEQSAKDDSGSDTEDEDIDIDGKSQQAEGDEDDSDLLEEDIQTEVNFDEEVNIAKKILQNFISPTSVGPDSSANDLSSPQKKGKEVGAILPLDEPADASTPNKAADDVLGKGKINAMPSEGADDLLGTVFISNLPFDVDYGDVKQRFSAFGEVEYFAPVLEQVTKRPRGTGFLKFKTAESAEAAISAASAADGLGVFLKGRQLKIFKALDKKAAHDKELQKTKKEDNDHRNLYLAKEGLILEGTPAAEGVSVSDMSKRKGLQEKKMIKLKSPNFHVSRTRLIIYNLPKSMTEKQLKTLCIDAVTSRATKQKPVIRQIKFLKDVKKGQVVAKNHSRGVAFLEFSEHEHALVALRVLNNNPETFGTEHRPIVEFALDNIQTMKHRQKLQQQGFNRNKKDLPKNDNTNERDNHNKQSRKRKATGDALSVAGNRDEAKNKHVRGAKDGDRPKNRGVKGAISAEGDEQKNKKIGKKLRGAKPELKDNREGNKHGGFGSESSDTAALKVGRKEDVAVRTKKRKFEDKTNQQKQEISVQNKKRDKKKKDPLGRDVVDKLDMLIEQYTSKFTHSSSNQTNGNQQRSKQQLKRWFQS, encoded by the exons ATgggaaagaacaagaagaagacaATGTCTGGTGGCGATAGCCAACACTCACCTTCCACCATTTTTGTTAACAATTTACCTTACTCTTTCACTAATGCTCAG TTGGAGGAGACGTTCAGTGAAATTGGACCAATTAGGCGGTGCTTTATGGTTACCAATAAAG GTTCAAGCGAGCATCGAGGCTTTGGCTTTGTCCAATT TGCATCCGTAGACGATGCTAGCCGTTCCATCGAGCTAAAAAATGGATCAGTGGTTGGAGGAAGGAAAATTGGTGTTAAACAGGCTATGCAGCGTGCGCCTCGTGAACAGCGACAATCAAAGGGGGATCAAG CTGCACAAGCAAAAGATGGCAAGGATGACCCTTCTACTGATGCAGTTGAGCACAAACAAGCTTCAAGCCTGCAGGAAGCAG AAAGTACTGCAAAATCAAAGGAAGGAAAGGATGGTCCTTCTACTGAAGCAGCTAAGCACAAACAAGCTTCAAACCCGCCGAGAACAG AAAATTCAGGGAAACCCACTAGAAAATTAAAGGCTACATTGCTTTGCAATGCTGCAGCTGATGAAGGAAATTATTCAGGAAAGCAGAG GGTCGCCAGGACAGTTATAATAGGAGGTATTGTAAATGCGGATATGGCTAAAGAGGTTCACCAGCTTGCGGCGGAGTGTGGCACCATATGTTCTGTTACTTACCCTCTTCCAAAAGAAGAGATTGAAAATCATG GGCTAGCACACGATGGTTGTAAAATGGATGCTTCATCGGTACTTTTCACTAGTGTCAAATCAGCTCAAGCTTGTGTTGCATCACTACACCAAAAGGAAGTACATGGAGCAACGCTTTGGGCACGCCAACTTGGTGGAGAG GGCTCAAAGACTCAAAGGTGGAAACTTATAGTGAGAAATCTTCCTTTCAAG GCCAAAGTGAACGAGATAAAAGATATGTTCTCAAAAGTTGGCTTCGTGTGGGATGTTTTTATCCCTAAGAATCTTGAGACAGG ATTATCAAAGGGATTCGCATTTGTCAAATTTACGTCGAAGCAGGATGCAGAGAAT GCTGTAAAAACATTTAATGGGAAAACAATGAGTAAACGAACTATTGCTGTTGATTGGGCCGTTTCCAAAAAGGTTTATGCATCTGGCAGTCAATCTTCAGCAACTGCAACAGATG AACAGAGTGCAAAAGATGATAGTGGTAGTGATACGGAGGATGAAGACATTGACATTGATGGAAAATCTCAGCAAGCTGAAGGGGACGAAGATGACTCTGACCTTTTAGAAGAAGATATCCAAACTGAAGTTAACTTTGATGAGGAAGTGAACATTGCAAAAAAAATTCTCCAGAACTTCATTTCTCCAACTTCAGTAGGGCCAGATTCTTCAGCAAATGATCTTTCAAGCCCCCAAAAGAAGGGAAAGGAAGTTGGCGCTATTCTCCCACTGGATGAACCAGCGGATGCATCTACTCCGAATAAAGCAGCAGACGACGTTTTAGGTAAGGGCAAGATCAATGCTATGCCAAGTGAGGGAGCAGATGATCTACTGGGGACAGTTTTCATTAGCAACCTTCCTTTTGATGTTGATTATGGAGATGTCAAACAGCGGTTTTCAGCTTTTGGTGAAGTGGAGTACTTTGCTCCAGTGCTTGAACAAGTCACCAA ACGACCAAGGGGTACTGGATTTCTCAAATTTAAAACAGCAGAATCTGCTGAAGCTGCTATTTCTGCTGCTAGTGCTGCGGATGGTTTAGGTGTCTTTCTGAAGGGTCGGCAATTAAAGATTTTTAAGGCCTTGGACAAGAAAGCTGCTCATGATAAGGAGTTGCAGAAGACCAAAAAGGAAGATAATGATCATCGCAACCTTTACCTGGCAAAG GAGGGTCTTATTTTGGAGGGCACGCCAGCTGCTGAAGGTGTTTCAGTGAGTGATATGTCAAAGCGAAAGGG GCTGCAAGAAAAGAAGATGATCAAGCTGAAGTCCCCAAATTTCCATGTGTCAAGGACACGGCTGATTATATACAATCTTCCCAAGTCAATGACTGAAAAACAGCTGAAAACACTTTGCATTGATGCAGTTACTTCTCGTGCCACTAAGCAAAAGCCTGTTATCCGGCAG ATAAAGTTTTTGAAAGACGTGAAAAAAGGACAAGTAGTGGCAAAGAATCATTCTCGTGGAGTAGCTTTTCTTGAATTCTCAGAGCATGAACATGCACTTGTGGCTTTGAGAGTTCTTAACAACAATCCTG AGACTTTTGGTACCGAGCATCGTCCAATAGTGGAGTTTGCTCTTGATAATATCCAAACAATGAAGCATCGCCAGAAGCTTCAGCAGCAAGGTTTTAACAGGAACAAAAAAGATTTGCCGAAGAATGACAATACAAATGAACGGGATAACCACAATAAACAGTCGAGAAAACGCAAGGCCACAGGAGATGCGTTATCAGTTGCAGGGAATAGAGACGAAGCTAAAAACAAGCATGTCAGAGGTGCCAAAGATGGAGATCGACCGAAAAACAGAGGTGTTAAAGGAGCCATCTCTGCAGAAGGAGACGAGCAGAAGAACAAGAAGATAGGTAAAAAGCTGAGGGGGGCAAAACCGGAGCTTAAAGATAATCGAGAAGGAAATAAGCATGGTGGCTTTGGCAGTGAAAGTTCAGATACTGCTGCTCTCAAGGTTGGACGTAAAGAAGATGTTGCAGtgagaacaaaaaagaggaagTTTGAGGATAAAACTAACCAACAGAAACAAGAAATCAGTGTACAGAAcaagaaaagggataaaaagaaaaaagacccCCTTGGACGAGATGTAGTAGACAAACTAGATATGCTTATTGAACAATATACATCCAAATTCACACACAGCAGTTCTAATCAAACTAACGGTAACCAGCAGCGCTCTAAGCAGCAGCTTAAGAGGTGGTTCCAATCCTAA